In Malus sylvestris chromosome 15, drMalSylv7.2, whole genome shotgun sequence, a single genomic region encodes these proteins:
- the LOC126602867 gene encoding histone-lysine N-methyltransferase ASHH2-like isoform X2 — protein sequence MACGNSVLVESLLPEPVTEQQMGSEILVQSVSEQPSCSEPLLDSDVDHASVPDGALGLSRNDNAGFVISGEVTESCKVDRDGFVGEHENANDLDLRSRLNGDWRLNRCCSTESQSNVDGSNRESDGTCLKEGGPELEDGSAASVGDCDIPLEVICQIGSSGDGVQQDELRDDKSVSCLYSKEVMEVTEEKGDISLEIKNDNCEPVSPLQGGEIPSELAEMEACSSPHTEEKGFNILAGPSLEAAYEERVVSGGIEADLCNKTSPVRDVGMHSEVSYACGLVTNCDNKNEQMDDNGVNGPSSLSTERTTEVVEMKSNVDTCTQIFPSQGLERALEDLHMPDLPSSCAQQNDQSSDKIADGSLVERSIDILEKNSDSMTDLEAVILTQMSPVKVNVYYSKEGPSEIASNCIIEKSVSMQSCQTLGVANNSVSGLSTDMVVDMKSNTNQIWPPEGCERAFEGSDVSDSLRVCSQENGQRNDKVIDFAFAERVTDILEKKSDATTDTKVEIGTQISVMEEKVSNLNEGSGGLSPNNIHEKSVSLKPFQPFDIVKNGPSESVDVPDNNDSPGNIDSSISLDCSGEKYHEGIDNVKVGCVSKTKFPDIVALSSRRSGRSRKTNTKRAPRKGRSTSKELQPLGSLETVFKAAGRKRSCLSKPARSSVWGLLGSVTQSFEESNRLEVSQGKSQVSQKRRSGQRSGQRNQSGAGGNSQGSRGKNRASTNRVRLKVKVGKEFCNSSLYITVPEDVDTSASANSVKKGDGNEGNWRKEATVGEDRTYLDAPVLDVDLANKDFESVVLTENSADNVIDNYRTVPSHTVAVSSGGSFGTSFTDPGTSPDSEIINIVPDADVEARQQEDSHGDVLTSDKVLAASGDFISTKRGNEKHKVPHAKNYVWEGGKLCPASLNKEMQSERDGCRQSLDFSSSEMRTSSTCANASSNSSSDKESSLEALHLSGETDPGISGDVLKVEVGADNLDVGLGLSKSQSSKSKGLKPPKGRSRACGSASKKGNAHRLTENRKKSANKKKVMEKADGDQVSCEVANLPESGVPNSDMVPVNIDKQYLPPRNAWVLCDDCHKWRRIPAELADIIDEQKCTWTCKDNKDEAFADCSIRQEKSNSEINAELDISDASGDEDASVTRSKYKELECRRPTVSQQNVASIKINQFHHRSRKTQNIDEIMVCHCKPPSDGQLGCGDDCLNRILNIECVRGACPCRDLCSNQQFQKRRYAKLEKFRSGKKGFGLRLLEDICKGQFLIEYVGEVLDTNAYEARQKEYAVKGHRHFYFMTLNGSEVIDACAKGNLGRFINHSCDPNCRTEKWMVNGEICIGLFALRDIKKGEEVTFDYNYVRVFGAAAKKCHCGSSQCRGYIGGDPLDTEVIVQDDSDEEYMEPVMIPEDGVSEDRSDNTLPANKVIDNTTVSIGELEFTTQREESMNRSDSLVSHLHDSLELKHPRQKPSSVPPVETEDVASIPIPAIEQEIFGEKETTEKSSNSSERLETTPVKLLGKSLSDGTDSNRKSKSGTIEVGQVPSKVCSNVKTSKSTSFVKKSKVKITPSGNKIQMAATKSLVLSIKPKRLTEGSVEEKLNELLDGDGGINKRKDSTKGYLKLLILTAVSGDSGSGEVIQSNRDLSMILDALLKTKSRMVLIDVINKNGLRMLHNIMKKYREDFKKIPILRKLLKVLEYLAMRHILTSEHITGGPPCAGMESFMESMLSLTEHEDRQVHQIARNFRDKWIPRPFRRHGYVDRVDSKMEFNRGSNSNRFSPSHDNWRDQSGRSTEAIDSAKQSMVSTSVSTGVQEVSSAPCTGGGPTSETKVRKRKSRWDQPADPDSSLLQNKEQKSESGLRRQLAPSPLPGIGEMALHQDRVSGEDGTCSSSVHGNCQRNDGTEMNLDDLPPGFDAPAIPSFASSSICPLKCPAAPVIGHPQEKFVSRLPISYGIPLSVMQQYGTPHLAPGIPFLPFPPLPSVPRHKKGPSPSHPINHVAVSQPAEGQHDRCVPATSHSNDSIPSTTGANQAEFNIPCVNNQCASKRPREFSNDLGRRYFKQQKYWNHNNDNNINTKFGPPSFGDRNGWGCNGNNSQGGANSSIGVGNVANEHTSSFYAEDLSYRVERAGNNASQHSQHH from the exons ATGGCTTGTGGAAATTCGGTTTTGGTCGAGAGTCTTTTGCCTGAGCCTGTCACTGAGCAGCAGATGGGCTCAGAGATCTTGGTGCAATCTGTTTCTGAGCAGCCATCCTGCTCGGAGCCTTTACTTGATTCTGATGTTGACCATGCCAGTGTGCCAGATGGGGCTCTGGGATTGTCTAGGAATGATAATGCTGGTTTTGTGATCTCTGGCGAGGTTACAGAGTCATGCAAGGTTGATAGAGATGGTTTCGTTGGTGAGCATGAGAATGCCAATGATTTGGATCTGCGAAGTAGGTTGAACGGAGATTGGAGGCTCAATAGGTGTTGCTCGACTGAGAGTCAGAGTAATGTTGATGGTTCCAATAGGGAAAGTGATGggacatgcttgaaggaaggtgGGCCTGAACTTGAGGATGGATCTGCAGCTTCAGTTGGGGACTGTGACATCCCTTTGGAAGTCATATGTCAGATTGGTTCATCAGGAGACGGTGTCCAACAGGATGAGCTGAGAGATGATAAGAGTGTTAGTTGTCTCTATTCTAAAGAGGTTATGGAAGTTACGGAAGAGAAAGGTGACATTTCTCTTGAGATTAAGAATGATAATTGTGAACCAGTATCTCCTTTGCAGGGTGGTGAAATTCCCTCAGAACTAGCAGAGATGGAAGCTTGCAGTAGTCCCCATACAGAAGAGAAGGGTTTCAACATCTTAGCGGGTCCCTCTTTGGAAGCTGCATATGAGGAGAGGGTTGTTTCTGGTGGGATAGAAGCTGATTTGTGCAACAAGACATCACCTGTACGGGATGTTGGGATGCATTCAGAAGTATCATACGCATGTGGTTTAGTGACCAATTGTGACAATAAGAATGAACAGATGGATGATAATGGTGTTAATGGTCCAAGCAGCCTCTCTACTGAAAGGACTACAGAGGTTGTTGAGATGAAAAGTAATGTTGATACATGCACTCAAATATTTCCTTCGCAAGGTTTGGAGAGAGCCTTGGAAGATTTACATATGCCTGATTTACCGAGTAGTTGTGCCCAACAGAATGATCAGAGTAGTGATAAAATTGCTGATGGTTCCTTGGTAGAGAGGTCTATAGATATTCTGGAAAAAAACAGTGATTCTATGACAGATTTAGAGGCTGTCATTCTCACCCAGATGTCTCCTGTAAAAGTTAATGTCTACTATTCTAAGGAAGGTCCCTCCGAAATAGCCTCCAACTGCATTATTGAGAAGTCTGTTTCTATGCAGTCATGTCAAACCTTAGGGGTTGCCAATAACAGCGTCAGTGGGCTCTCTACTGATATGGTTGTTGATATGAAAAGCAATACTAATCAAATATGGCCTCCAGAGGGTTGTGAGAGGGCCTTTGAAGGTTCAGATGTGTCAGATTCACTGAGGGTTTGCAGCCAAGAGAATGGTCAGAGGAACGATAAGGTTATCGATTTTGCGTTTGCTGAAAGGGTAACAGacattttggaaaagaaaagtgATGCTACAACCGACACGAAGGTTGAAATTGGCACCCAGATCTCAGTAATGGAGGAAAAAGTCTCCAATCTGAATGAAGGTTCTGGTGGACTATCCCCCAACAATATTCATGAGAAGTCCGTTTCTTTGAAACCGTTTCAACCTTTTGATATTGTCAAAAATGGCCCTTCTGAGAGTGTGGATGTGCCAGATAATAATGATTCCCCTGGTAATATTGATTCTAGCATTTCGTTGGACTGTTCTGGAGAGAAATATCATGAAGGAATTGATAATGTCAAAGTTGGTTGTGTTTCTAAAACCAAATTTCCTGACATTGTAGCATTGTCTTCTCGAAGGAGTGGCCGAAGCCGCAAGACTAACACAAAAAGGGCTCCAAGGAAAGGCAGAAGCACATCTAAAGAGTTGCAACCACTTGGAAGCCTTGAAACTGTCTTCAAGGCTGCTGGAAGGAAGAGAAGCTGCCTTTCCAAACCAGCTCGATCTTCTGTATGGGGATTATTAGGGAGTGTAACACAATCTTTTGAAGAGAGTAACAGGCTTGAGGTCAGTCAAGGTAAGAGTCAAGTATCACAGAAACGAAGGAGTGGACAAAGAAGTGGACAACGGAATCAGAGTGGTGCTGGTGGAAATTCACAAGGGTCAAGGGGCAAGAACCGTGCGTCAACTAACCGTGTTCGTTTGAAGGTTAAAGTGGGGAAAGAATTTTGTAATAGTTCTCTCTACATCACAGTACCTGAGGATGTTGATACCTCAGCATCTGCAAATTCTGTTAAAAAAGGGGATGGAAATGAGGGCAATTGGAGAAAAGAAGCTACTGTTGGGGAGGATAGAACTTATCTGGATGCTCCTGTTCTGGATGTTGATCTGGCTAATAAGGACTTTGAGAGTGTTGTTCTCACAGAGAATTCAGCTGACAATGTGATTGATAATTATCGTACGGTTCCATCTCATACAGTTGCTGTATCTTCTGGAGGATCATTTGGGACTAGCTTTACAGATCCTGGAACTTCACCTGATTCTGAAATTATCAATATCGTTCCAGATGCAGATGTTGAGGCAAGACAGCAAGAAGATTCTCATGGTGATGTTTTAACTTCTGACAAGGTTTTGGCTGCTTCTGGAGACTTTATTAGCACTAAGAGAGGGAATGAGAAGCATAAAGTCCCTCATGCAAAAAATTATGTTTGGGAAGGTGGTAAACTTTGTCCAGCAAGCTTGAATAAAGAAATGCAATCAGAACGAGATGGATGCAGGCAAAGTCTGGATTTTTCTTCTAGTGAGATGCGCACTTCATCCACCTGTGCAAATGCTTCGAGCAACTCATCAAGTGACAAGGAATCATCTTTGGAGGCACTGCACTTGTCAGGAGAAACTGACCCTGGAATTTCTGGAGATGTTCTTAAAGTGGAAGTGGGTGCAGATAATCTTGACGTGGGCTTAGGATTATCAAAATCACAATCCTCAAAATCTAAGGGACTGAAGCCTCCCAAGGGCAGGTCCAGAGCCTGTGGCTCAGCGAGCAAGAAGGGTAATGCTCATAGACTGACGGAAAACCGGAAAAAGTCCGCTAACAAGAAGAAAGTCATGGAAAAGGCTGATGGTGATCAGGTTTCATGCGAAGTGGCAAATCTCCCAGAATCAG GCGTTCCTAACTCGGACATGGTACCTGTTAACATAGATAAGCAGTATTTACCACCGCGTAATGCTTGGGTGCTCTGTGATGATTGTCATAAATGGAGGCGTATACCAGCTGAACTTGCAGACATTATAGATGAACAAAAGTGCACATG GACCTGTAAAGATAACAAGGATGAAGCCTTTGCTGATTGCTCAATCCGTCAAGAGAAGTCAAATTCAGAGATTAATGCGGAGTTGGATATATCAGATGCCTCAGGTGATGAAGATGCATCCGTCACCCGATCAAAGTACAAAGAATTGGAATGTCGACGTCCAACAG TTTCCCAACAGAATGTTGCAAGCATAAAAATTAATCAGTTCCATCACCGTAGCCGTAAAACTCAGAATATTGATGAG ATAATGGTTTGCCATTGCAAACCGCCTTCAGATGGTCAGTTGGGTTGTGGAGATGATTGCCTGAATCGAATACTTAATATTGAATGTGTAAGAGGAGCCTGTCCATGTAGAGACCTCTGTTCAAATCAGcag TTCCAAAAACGCCGATACGCCAAACTAGAGAAGTTTCGAAGTGGAAAGAAGGGTTTTGGCCTCAGGTTGCTTGAGGATATATGTAAAGGGCAATTTCTTATTGAATATGTTGGAGAG GTGCTTGATACAAATGCTTACGAGGCACGACAAAAGGAGTATGCTGTGAAGGGTCACAGACATTTCTACTTCATGACATTGAATGGCAGTGAG GTAATAGATGCATGTGCAAAGGGGAATTTGGGGCGTTTCATTAACCATAGTTGTGATCCGAATTGTCGCACAGAAAAG TGGATGGTGAATGGAGAGATTTGTATAGGACTATTTGCATTGAGAGATATAAAGAAG GGTGAAGAGGTTACATTTGACTACAACTATGTAAGGGTTTTCGGAGCTGCTGCCAAAAAATGTCATTGTGGTTCATCTCAATGTCGGGGTTACATAGGTGGTGATCCTCTTGATACCGAAGTCATTGTTCAAGATGATTCAGATGAAGAATATATGGAGCCTGTGATGATCCCAGAAGATGGTGTATCTGAAGATAGGTCTGACAATACGTTGCCTGCAAATAAAGTAATTGATAATACAACAGTTTCTATTGGGGAATTGGAGTTCACCACACAAAGAGAGGAGTCCATGAATCGATCTGATTCACTTGTTTCTCACTTACACGATTCATTGGAATTGAAGCACCCAAGACAGAAACCATCTTCTGTCCCACCAGTTGAAACAGAAGATGTAGCTAGTATACCCATACCTGCTATTGAGCAGGAAATTTTTGGGGAAAAGGAGACTACAGAAAAATCCTCAAACTCCTCTGAAAGACTAGAGACTACTCCAGTAAAACTGCTTGGCAAATCGTTATCTGATGGCACTGACAGTAACAGGAAGTCCAAGTCTGGTACTATTGAAGTTGGACAGGTTCCTTCCAAAGTGTGTTCTAATGTGAAAACTTCCAAATCAACCAGTTTTGTGAAGAAAAGCAAAGTGAAGATTACCCCAAGTGgaaacaaaattcaaatggCAGCCACCAAATCTCTCGTGCTATCTATCAAGCCCAAACGATTAACAGAAGGTTCAG TTGAGGAGAAGCTTAACGAGCTGTTGGATGGCGACGGAGGGATAAATAAACGGAAA GATTCCACTAAAGGCTACTTGAAGCTTCTGATCCTTACCGCTGTATCTGGTGATAGTGGCAGTGGTGAAGTAATTCAGAG CAATCGAGATCTTTCTATGATCCTTGATGCGCTTTTGAAAACAAAGTCACGGATGGTTTTGATTGatgtaataaataaaaacg gttTGAGAATGCTACACAACATAATGAAAAAATACAGAGAAGACTTCAAAAAGATACCAATCCTCCGGAAGCTTCTGAAG GTCCTAGAGTATTTAGCTATGAGGCATATACTTACATCAGAGCATATTACTGGAGGTCCTCCCTGCGCTGGAATGGAGAG CTTTATGGAGTCAATGCTGTCACTGACAGAACACGAAGACAGACAG GTCCACCAAATAGCACGGAATTTTCGAGACAAGTGGATTCCCAGACCTTTCAGAAGACATGGCTATGTAGACAGGGTTGATAGCAAGATGGAATTTAACAGAGGTTCAAACTCCAACAGATTTTCCCCATCACATGATAATTGGCGTGATCAAAGTGGAAGGTCTACTGAAGCTATAGATAGTGCCAAACAATCAATGGTTTCAACTTCTGTGAGTACTGGCGTCCAGGAGGTCTCTTCTGCACCTTGTACGGGTGGTGGCCCTACCAGTGAGACAAAAGTTCGCAAGCGTAAAAGCCGATGGGATCAACCAGCAGACCCAGATTCAAGTTTACTTCAGAACAAAGAACAGAAGAGCGAGTCTGGATTGCGTAGACAGTTAGCACCTAGTCCATTGCCTGGGATAGGTGAAATGGCATTGCATCAGGATAGGGTGAGTGGAGAAGATGGAACTTGTTCCAGCAGTGTGCATGGTAACTGTCAGCGAAATGATGGAACAGAGATGAACCTCGACGATCTTCCTCCTGGGTTTGATGCCCCTGCAATACCATCTTTTGCTTCGTCATCAATTTGTCCTTTGAAGTGTCCTGCTGCTCCAGTGATAGGGCATCCACAGGAGAAATTTGTTTCTCGCTTACCCATCTCGTACGGAATTCCACTGTCTGTCATGCAGCAATATGGGACACCCCATCTTGCTCCTGGGATAccttttcttcctttcccaCCATTACCCTCGGTGCCCCGTCACAAGAAAGGCCCTTCACCTTCTCATCCCATCAATCATGTGGCAGTTAGTCAACCTGCAGAAGGACAACATGACAGGTGTGTTCCTGCAACTTCTCACTCTAATGATAGCATTCCTAGCACAACTGGTGCCAATCAGGCAGAGTTTAACATTCCATGTGTAAACAACCAATGTGCATCTAAGCGGCCGAGAGAATTCTCGAATGATTTGGGAAGGAGATACTTCAAGCAGCAGAAGTACTGGAATcataataatgataataatattAATACAAAATTTGGACCCCCATCTTTCGGGGACAGAAACGGGTGGGGGTGCAACGGAAACAACTCCCAGGGTGGGGCGAACAGCAGCATAGGCGTAGGAAATGTAGCAAATGAGCATACAAGTTCATTTTATGCAGAGGATTTAAGCTATAGGGTTGAGAGAGCTGGAAATAATGCCAGTCAGCATTCACAACACCATTGA